The following proteins are encoded in a genomic region of Lemur catta isolate mLemCat1 chromosome 10, mLemCat1.pri, whole genome shotgun sequence:
- the GADD45G gene encoding growth arrest and DNA damage-inducible protein GADD45 gamma, whose product MTLEEVRSQDTVPESTARMQSAGKALHELLLSAQRQGCLTAGVYESAKVLNVDPDNVTFCVLAADEEDEGDIALQIHFTLIQAFCCENDIDIVRVGDVQRLAAIVGAGDEAGAPGDLHCILISNPNEDTWKDPALEKLSLFCEESRSVNDWVPSITLPE is encoded by the exons ATGACTCTGGAAGAAGTCCGCAGCCAGGATACAGTTCCGGAAAGCACTGCCAG GATGCAGAGTGCCGGGAAAGCACTGCACGAGCTGCTGCTGTCGGCGCAGCGCCAGGGTTGCCTCACCGCCGGCGTTTACGAGTCAGCTAAAGTCCTGAACGT GGACCCTGACAACGTGACCTTCTGCGTGCTGGCCGCTGACGAGGAGGACGAGGGCGACATTGCACTGCAGATCCATTTCACCCTGATCCAGGCGTTCTGCTGCGAGAACGACATAGACATCGTGCGCGTGGGCGATGTGCAGCGGCTGGCGGCTATCGTGGGCGCCGGCGACGAGGCGGGCGCGCCGGGCGACCTGCACTGCATTCTCATCTCG AACCCCAATGAGGACACGTGGAAGGACCCAGCCTTGGAGAAGCTCAGCCTGTTCTGTGAGGAGAGTCGCAGCGTCAACGACTGGGTACCCAGCATCACCCTCCCCGAGTGA